One genomic region from Gadus morhua chromosome 9, gadMor3.0, whole genome shotgun sequence encodes:
- the gal gene encoding galanin peptides isoform X2 yields MQRCFGLFCVSLVLCATLSETIGLVIAAKEKRGWTLNSAGYLLGPRRIDHLIQIKDGSARGRDELGAQYGIDGHRSLGDKSGLAGKREMPQDEEFRTGALRMPDEDIVHTIIDFLSYLKLKEIGAFENLPSSLTSEELAER; encoded by the exons ATGCAGCGGTGCTTTGGGTTGTTTTGCGTGTCACTCGTACTCTGTGCAACTCTTTCCGAGACCATTGGGCTGGTGATTGCG gctaaAGAGAAGCGGGGCTGGACCCTCAACAGCGCGGGCTATCTCCTGGGTCCCC GTCGTATTGATCACCTAATTCAGATAAAGGATGGCAGTGCGAGAGGCAGAGACGAGCTGGGCGCCCAAT ATGGCATTGATGGACACAGGTCACTGGGAGACAAGTCTGGTTTGGCTGGCAAGAGGGAAATGCCACAGGATGAGGAGTTCagaacag GTGCTCTGAGAATGCCAGATGAAGATATTGTACACACCATCATTGACTTTTTATCATACCTCAAGCTGAAAG AGATCGGAGCGTTTGAAaaccttccttcctctctgacGTCAGAAGAGCTCGCAGAACGCTGA
- the gal gene encoding galanin peptides isoform X4 — protein sequence MQRCFGLFCVSLVLCATLSETIGLVIAAKEKRGWTLNSAGYLLGPHGIDGHRSLGDKSGLAGKREMPQDEEFRTGALRMPDEDIVHTIIDFLSYLKLKEIGAFENLPSSLTSEELAER from the exons ATGCAGCGGTGCTTTGGGTTGTTTTGCGTGTCACTCGTACTCTGTGCAACTCTTTCCGAGACCATTGGGCTGGTGATTGCG gctaaAGAGAAGCGGGGCTGGACCCTCAACAGCGCGGGCTATCTCCTGGGTCCCC ATGGCATTGATGGACACAGGTCACTGGGAGACAAGTCTGGTTTGGCTGGCAAGAGGGAAATGCCACAGGATGAGGAGTTCagaacag GTGCTCTGAGAATGCCAGATGAAGATATTGTACACACCATCATTGACTTTTTATCATACCTCAAGCTGAAAG AGATCGGAGCGTTTGAAaaccttccttcctctctgacGTCAGAAGAGCTCGCAGAACGCTGA
- the gal gene encoding galanin peptides isoform X1 — MQRCFGLFCVSLVLCATLSETIGLVIAAKEKRGWTLNSAGYLLGPRRIDHLIQIKDGSARGRDELGAQYGIDGHRSLGDKSGLAGKREMPQDEEFRTGALRMPDEDIVHTIIDFLSYLKLKAEIGAFENLPSSLTSEELAER; from the exons ATGCAGCGGTGCTTTGGGTTGTTTTGCGTGTCACTCGTACTCTGTGCAACTCTTTCCGAGACCATTGGGCTGGTGATTGCG gctaaAGAGAAGCGGGGCTGGACCCTCAACAGCGCGGGCTATCTCCTGGGTCCCC GTCGTATTGATCACCTAATTCAGATAAAGGATGGCAGTGCGAGAGGCAGAGACGAGCTGGGCGCCCAAT ATGGCATTGATGGACACAGGTCACTGGGAGACAAGTCTGGTTTGGCTGGCAAGAGGGAAATGCCACAGGATGAGGAGTTCagaacag GTGCTCTGAGAATGCCAGATGAAGATATTGTACACACCATCATTGACTTTTTATCATACCTCAAGCTGAAAG CAGAGATCGGAGCGTTTGAAaaccttccttcctctctgacGTCAGAAGAGCTCGCAGAACGCTGA
- the gal gene encoding galanin peptides isoform X3, translated as MQRCFGLFCVSLVLCATLSETIGLVIAAKEKRGWTLNSAGYLLGPHGIDGHRSLGDKSGLAGKREMPQDEEFRTGALRMPDEDIVHTIIDFLSYLKLKAEIGAFENLPSSLTSEELAER; from the exons ATGCAGCGGTGCTTTGGGTTGTTTTGCGTGTCACTCGTACTCTGTGCAACTCTTTCCGAGACCATTGGGCTGGTGATTGCG gctaaAGAGAAGCGGGGCTGGACCCTCAACAGCGCGGGCTATCTCCTGGGTCCCC ATGGCATTGATGGACACAGGTCACTGGGAGACAAGTCTGGTTTGGCTGGCAAGAGGGAAATGCCACAGGATGAGGAGTTCagaacag GTGCTCTGAGAATGCCAGATGAAGATATTGTACACACCATCATTGACTTTTTATCATACCTCAAGCTGAAAG CAGAGATCGGAGCGTTTGAAaaccttccttcctctctgacGTCAGAAGAGCTCGCAGAACGCTGA